The Bombus terrestris chromosome 16, iyBomTerr1.2, whole genome shotgun sequence genome includes a region encoding these proteins:
- the LOC100645696 gene encoding uncharacterized protein LOC100645696 gives MSEGANSVSQISENSLTTLKDEVDPEELPPRTISHTTRRSRFGTSNVPLSPYILIDGRKLRSSLALSKKKLPRRVNFPTNDNHLITGCLEPANPWKFAENVNCEDVISSYKESCLKHNSDPLEIVINQLKNLDTFELRSEELDLKGQTLDINHAEPLEEIFKRVRFNKVNLETTSLDDESSVILFDMLEYYESAKHLNISFNQGIGIYGWQACANMIRKTQCLEHLEAKDVILNEQYMNILSRALRLVCHLHVLKLENCGLSGRSIVTLVAALKMNTGIRELYLADNGLNLYDAIQLGSLLRLNNHIQLLDISNNVIQDDGVRDILEGLINQINEDKDGKGLSILVLWNNQLTKKSSPYFARIIALSKTLETLNIGKNMLSDELLLIIKDALKKNHVLLQLGIQSTELTCDGIVTLSEIIEINHALQRIDLRNNRIHLTGMKALSSAMKKNKNITKIDLDDKPDIKVDDLNETLLQYTQLVAEIRSCCLENEKSRILEENSEGFDNSYHSRFCSATTRKISLTCQTLPCSLSPMISIQKDEPGRSMLEPKRINGGRLRSPAPSPASSPIASPILSPSRSRFVVSRVPETLRTTESSIPSSSSVLPSLGSSPTFVTSASGSSRFRVSVVESANTVSLSKPVIITTEADIMVGLNPKVNIAESTDSSSKVNITESTDLDDLNTVLASESEKNNQTIESFRSISNDLSRLALNVVEETYAPTILGYPVEELNTNKSFVKTRVETQPDDNISSISLEHKKDHVPDNQIILNRLEDVSTMTDIESVENRSNENIEDVKTFTPTDRNGKSPPYNTISDKPIICKKGYDATDKVTNTRTNESVELQSQMKHDPIQKSTSNLGKLLSLFQHSSCFFSDSTPINQLKSKNTFQGSINSMMTLGDKFHYYIKDKRDRIYNRETEESSVSLKSKSKFFNVSQLPSLQSLANMIPSFRFEGNINAPGQSSKPCSKEVDLLLKKDSENDSVDTEKKSIEHSKESKNLHVYLEGRKSTSTLDNQLLSENIQSKFPPGVTNKDVVLAADCIVSNIIDTCSKIVNNNLLMHVSNSNTIVPVPKLIGIPEYSALKAVVQKRNIAGILDKVDPILIKETNNETLTDSINFTSDSKSLSCSMMYDVSNDMHTVHTSDRMHNLVILNISTKDNVGNNSAFNVNSTGSNTACFVCNQKCVCNVNNKPLECYNTLKINVETNCLNNEVTRMYSIDSNSDRNVFINVHNMPTSNDVERINVYRVNNSTNWKSAIVNNIPEAKISKINCTCKDTNSEFSDDSVHSCTSVLYRDVNTPIKQEVVEPFVIKYNKYIEISNIIEMKINSSIVKNIMDHMFKNMNIVMPIPRMYSSMTNFNVLILRNLIHHVADISIDETPIKKLSLDITTNNWSNIVKVKTLFCDLSQISYSSMNAITEKPENIHNNNEALKIDENSSLEDNAEESMSFYKEQKVKENEAFGIVSEYSSVPVIADPIVHSKEDTSYLRDNDDVSSNSPENIHMLSNFGSNIAQHLKCTNSDDINDTTQQYLNAIKCAVATTMCSTAVVNTRGNTTVDIISDQNTNIAEPSSVIRANSTK, from the exons AATTTAGATACATTTGAATTGAGAAGTGAAGAGTTAGATTTAAAAGGACAGACATTGGATATTAATCATGCGGAACCATTGGAGGAAATATTCAAAAGAGTTCGATTTAATAAAGTTAATTTAGAAACTACATCTTTGGATGATGAg agTTCTGTGATATTATTTGATATGTTAGAATATTATGAATCTGCAAAGCACTTGAACATTTCATTTAATCAAGGCATTGGAATTTATGGTTGGCAAGCATGTGCAAATATGATAAGAaag ACCCAATGCTTAGAACATCTTGAAGCTAAGGATGTAATCCTTAATGAACAATACATGAATATCTTGAGTCGTGCATTAAGATTAGTCTGTCATCTACATGTgcttaaattagaaaattgtgGACTTTCAGGAAGATCTATCGTCACACTAG TTGCAGCATTAAAAATGAACACTGGAATAAGAGAACTTTATTTAGCTGACAATGGGCTGAATTTATATGATGCAATACAGCTTGGTTCTCTTCTTAGATTAAATAATCATATACAGCTACTTGATATTAG TAATAATGTCATTCAAGATGATGGTGTACGTGATATCCTAGAAGGTCTCATCAATCAAATAAACGAGGACAAAGATGGTAAAGGTTTAAGCATATTAGTATTATGGAATAACCAACTGACAAAAAAATCATCTCCCTATTTCGCACGTATTAta GCATTGTCTAAGACGTTAGAGACActaaatattggaaaaaatatGTTGTCTGATGAATTGTTATTGATTATAAAAGATGCATTGAAAAAGAACCATGTTCTATTACAATTGGGAATACAATCAACTGAGCTTACATGTGATGGAATTGTTACATTATCTGAAATCATTGAAATAAACCATGCATTGCAA AGGATAGatttaagaaataatagaatACATTTGACTGGAATGAAAGCTCTCAGTTCTGCtatgaaaaagaataaaaatattactaaaataGATTTAGATGATAAACCTGATATAAAAGTG GATGATTTAAACGAGACCTTGCTTCAGTACACGCAGCTTGTAGCTGAAATTCGCAGCTGTTGTTTGGAAAACGAGAAAAGTCGTATATTAGAAGAAAATAGCGAAGGTTTTGATAATTCATATCATAGCAGATTCTGTAGTGCAACCACCCGTAAAATTTCGCTTACTTGTCAAACATTACCATGTTCTTTATCACCCATGATTTCAATACAAAAAGATGAGCCTGGACGATCGATGCTCGAACCAAAACGTATTAATGGAGGTCGTCTTCGTTCTCCAGCCCCTAGTCCCGCCTCTTCACCCATAGCCAGTCCGATATTAAGTCCCTCGCGAAGTCGGTTTGTGGTGTCCCGAGTTCCagaaacgttacgtactacagAATCCTCAATACCATCGTCATCATCTGTTCTTCCATCCCTTGGATCATCACCTACCTTTGTCACTTCTGCAAGTGGGTCATCTAGATTTCGTGTTTCAGTTGTTGAATCAGCAAATACTGTATCTTTATCTAAACCTGTTATTATTACGACCGAGGCTGATATCATGGTTGGTTTAAACCCAAAAGTTAATATTGCAGAATCGACTGATTCAAGTTCGAAAGTTAATATTACAGAATCTACTGATTTAGATGATCTGAATACCGTACTTGCATCTGAATCAGAAAAGAATAATCAAACCATTGAAAGTTTTCGAAGTATTTCAAACGACTTGTCTCGTCTAGCTTTAAATGTGGTAGAAGAAACGTATGCACCGACGATACTTGGATATCCTGTAGaagaattaaatacaaataaatcttTTGTTAAGACAAGGGTTGAAACTCAGCCTGATGATAATATAAGTTCTATTAGTCTAGAACACAAGAAAGATCATGTGCCAGACAATCAAATTATTTTGAATCGATTGGAAGATGTTTCAACGATGACAGATATCGAGAGTGTAGAAAATCGTTCTAACGAAAATATAGAAGATGTAAAAACGTTTACACCTACAGATAGGAACGGAAAAAGTCCGCCTTATAATACAATAAGTGATAAACCAATAATTTGTAAGAAAGGTTACGATGCAACGGATAAAGTAACAAATACTCGTACAAACGAAAGTGTAGAATTGCAGTCGCAAATGAAACACGATCCAATACAAAAAAGTACTTCTAATTTAGGAAAATTACTTTCGCTGTTTCAACATTCTAGTTGTTTTTTTTCTGATTCAACTCCTATTAATCaattgaaaagtaaaaataCGTTCCAAGGTAGCATAAACAGCATGATGACTCTTGGAGATAAATTCCATTATTACATAAAAGATAAGAGAGATAGGATTTATAATCGTGAAACGGAAGAGTCCTCGGTATCGCTAAAGagtaaatcaaaatttttcaatgtttctCAATTGCCAAGTTTACAAAGTTTAGCGAATATGATCCCATCATTTAGATTTGAAGGTAATATAAATGCTCCTGGACAAAGTAGTAAGCCTTGTTCCAAAGAAGTAGATCTTTTACTCAAGAAAGATAGTGAAAATGATTCAGTCGATACAGAAAAAAAATCTATTGAACATAGTAAAGAAAGCAAAAACTTACATGTCTATTTAGAAGGACGAAAGTCCACTTCTACTTTAGATAATCAATTATTATCTGAAAATATACAATCAAAATTTCCTCCTGGTGTTACTAACAAAGATGTAGTATTAGCTGCAGATTGCATTGTTTCAAATATAATTGATACTTGTTCTAAAAttgtgaataataatttattaatgcaTGTTTCAAATAGTAACACGATTGTACCTGTACCTAAATTAATAGGTATACCTGAATATTCTGCTTTAAAAGCAGTTGTACAGAAACGAAATATAGCGGGAATACTAGATAAAGTAGATCCTATactaataaaagaaacaaataatgaAACTTTAACAGACAGTATTAATTTTACTAGTGATAGCAAATCTTTGTCGTGTAGTATGATGTATGATGTAAGCAATGATATGCATACTGTACATACGTCTGACAGAATGCACaatttagtaatattaaatataagtaCAAAAGATAATGTTGGAAATAATTCTGCTTTTAATGTAAATAGTACAGGAAGTAATACAGCATGTTTTGTATGTAATCAAAAATGTGTCtgtaatgtaaataataaaccACTTGAATGTTATAATACGTTGAAGATAAATGTAGAAACgaattgtttaaataatgaaGTTACCAGAATGTATAGTATTGACAGTAATAGTGATAGAAATGTCTTTATAAATGTTCATAATATGCCAACAAGCAATGACGTAGAAAGAATAAATGTATATCGTGTAAATAATAGTACGAATTGGAAAAGCGCAATTGTAAATAACATACCAGAAGCAAAGATATcaaaaataaattgtacatGTAAAGATACTAACTCCGAATTTAGCGATGATAGTGTACATTCATGTACTTCAGTACTTTATAGAGATGTAAATACACCAATAAAGCAAGAAGTGGTAGAGccatttgttataaaatataacaaatatattgaaataagtaatataattgaaatgaaaattaatagttCTATTGTGAAAAATATTATGGATCATATGTTCAAGAATATGAATATTGTTATGCCCATACCAAGAATGTACTCTTCTATGACAAACTTCAATGTGTTAATTCTTAGAAATCTTATACATCATGTAGCTGATATCTCTATTGATGAAACTCCGATCAAAAAGCTTTCATTAGATATTACAACTAATAATTGGTCGAATATCGTTAAAGTAAAGACTTTATTTTGTGATCTATCTCAGATATCTTATTCATCAATGAATGCTATAACTGAAAAGCCAGAAAATATTCATAACAACAATGAAGCGTtaaaaatcgatgaaaattcttCACTGGAGGATAATGCCGAAGAAAGTATGAGTTTTTACAAAGAACAGAAAGTCAAAGAAAACGAGGCTTTTGGAATTGTTTCCGAATATTCTTCAGTACCTGTAATAGCTGATCCTATTGTCCATTCAAAAGAAGATACATCTTATTTGAGAGACAATGATGATGTAAGCAGTAACTCACCAGAGAATATTCATATGCTCAGTAACTTTGGATCAAATATTGCTCAACATTTAAAATGCACAAATTCAGATGATATAAATGATACGACTCAACAATACTTAAATGCAATTAAATGTGCAGTTGCCACAACCATGTGTTCAACAGCTGTCGTGAACACAAGGGGCAATACAACAGTTGACATTATTTCTGATCAGAATACTAATATTGCTGAGCCTTCATCAGTAATTCGTGCAAACAG